A region of Pieris rapae chromosome 20, ilPieRapa1.1, whole genome shotgun sequence DNA encodes the following proteins:
- the LOC123690045 gene encoding uncharacterized protein LOC123690045, producing MRVFLQQDETANVFAKQLLDIGNNKVAVDTSTGFITLPTDFCHITDSKVELIQRVFPDIAQKFNNHNWLGERAILAAKNNDVEDLNATIQNFLPGQLVSFKSVDTVMNQDDVINYPTEFLNSLELPGLPPHNLQLKVGSVVIMLRNINQPRLCNGTRLAVKRLMNNVIEATIIKGKYKGEDVLIPRIPMIPTDLPFDFKRLQFPKKKIMARLGVIGYLNCGRVAAAGIGQDVEAFQETDGQPPLMEMH from the exons ATGCGAGTATTTTTGCAACAAGATGAAACTGCTAATGTGTTTGCGAAGCAGTTGTTAGACAttggaaataataaagttgCAGTGGACACCTCGACCGGATTCATCACATTACCTACAGATTTCTGTCACATCACAGACTCAAAAGTGGAGCTTATTCAGCGAGTTTTCCCAGATATAGCGCAAAAGTTCAATAACCATAATTGGCTGGGTGAACGAGCAATATTAGCAGCGAAAAATAATGATGTAGAGGATCTTAATGCGACCATTCAGAATTTTCTTCCAGGACAGTTGGTTTCCTTCAAATCAGTCGACACCGTAATGAACCAGGATGACGTAATCAACTATCCcactgagtttttaaattcactggAATTGCCTGGATTACCACCTCACAATTTGCAGTTAAAAGTAGGATCAGTTGTCATCATGCTGCGTAACATTAATCAACCTCGACTATGCAATGGAACAAGACTGGCTGTGAAAAGACTGATGAATAACGTCATTGAGGCGACaatcataaaaggaaaatacaaaGGAGAGGATGTCTTGATCCCGCGGATACCGATGATTCCAACGGACTTACCATTCGATTTTAAACGCTTACAATTTCCA aagaaaaaaatcatggcTCGTTTGGGAGTGATCGGGTATTTAAACTGCGGAAGAGTTGCTGCAGCTGGCATAGGACAAGACGTTGAAGCGTTTCAAGagactgacggccaacctccactAATGGAAATGcactaa